In Pectinophora gossypiella chromosome 1, ilPecGoss1.1, whole genome shotgun sequence, one genomic interval encodes:
- the LOC126381972 gene encoding uncharacterized protein LOC126381972, with protein MSRDIFTTLHTVGEQDKMMFYTSVICVILGTLVRVQADDNEEAVQACINVFKTENMESMCCETLGQMMTNETEILNAECGIMKNKEWTCEMSECIMTKTGMMRDGEVDHKRMKERLLAFGEHHPDTKPMTDSVIKSCDKGMYEDMPSHMCDAMKYHVCFFFSSLMECPKWKQDDDVCQKLAENVSKCRKLLT; from the exons ATGTCGAGGGACATTTTTACCACATTGCATACAGTCGGTGAACAAGACAAAATGATGTTCTATACAAGTGTCATTTGTGTCATACTCGGCACGCTGGTAAGA gtacaAGCCGATGATAACGAAGAAGCTGTACAGGCGTGCATAAATGTGTTCAAGACAGAG AATATGGAAAGTATGTGCTGTGAGACTTTAGGTCAAATGATGACGAACGAAACGGAAATACTTAACGCTGAATGCGGAATAATGAAAAACAAAGAGTGgacg TGCGAGATGTCAGAATGTATTATGACAAAAACCGGTATGATGCGGGACGGAGAGGTCGACCACAAGAGAATGAAGGAGCGTCTACTAGCATTCGGAGAACATCATCCAGATACTAAACCTATGACTGACAGTGTGATCAAATCCTGTGATAAGGGCATGTACGAAGATATGCCGAGTCACATGTGTGACGCCATGAAATACCATGTCTGCTTCTTCTTTTCATCTTTGATG GAGTGTCCGAAATGGAAGCAGGACGACGACGTATGCCAGAAGCTAGCTGAGAACGTTTCGAAGTGCAGGAAATTattaacataa